The window TAAAGAAAAAGGAGTTGTACCACTGTGTTGAGTAAAATGTTATGAATAGCATCTTTGCCAAGTTGTTTTATACTGTGCGATGATGATTTATCAAAAACGTAATGATTTTCCCAATAAGCTGAAGCTGAAACATCAAAGAAAGAAACCAGTTCCTTCAGGTTGTCTGTTTCGATAATCTTCGAAAATAGTTTTGTTGATTTGTGAATCAATGCCGCAAACTGCGAAATTCGGATGGTCGGGAAGTTGGATGGCCTGAGCCGCATAAATTTCCACAAATGTTCCTGGATGGGTACAAGCGCGTATTTCTTTTGTAAAAACCCATACTCCTTTTTCAATTTGCTGGGGTACTCATCTTCAAAATCCCGATCTAAAAGGCCTGCAGTTCCAAACAACATAGCCTCAATCTGAAACAGGTTGTCTTTGTGTTTGCCAAGTATTTGCAGTGGCAGCATGGTGGCCAGAATTCTGAACGGTTGCTCATTTACCTTAAAACCAAAATTCCCGGCAAGAACCTGGTAAAACGTTTCTTCAAAATTATTTTTGTTATGCTCCAGCATCCTTGCAAGATCACCTGCTTTGCGCTCCATCCTTTCAACCAGAAGCCTGTCCAGCCAAATCCTCGTCTTTTCGATATTCAGATAGTGTATGTCTTTCTCACATGGAATCCAGTTTTTGTTATTCAGGTAGTAATAATATTTCTGAAAAATCTTCTCGTTGAATTTCCCTTTCAGTTCCAGTGTGGCCAGCTGATTCCCATTGCGATCATAAATCTCTTTGTCATTTTCGTAAACCACATGCAGAATCACATTGGAATAGGCCTCATCGGTATGGTGATGATGGAGATACCAATCGGACGACCTGAGATGAATCTCCACATTGCCGGCCCAAAGCGTTGTTCCAATTCTCACCTGGGCGTTCGAAAAATCGGGCCCTGAGTCAGAATTATGACGCCCGGGCGAAACCACAACGAGCGACTCTCCTCCGGGTGTCTCGAGGTCTTTGGAGTACAGCCTGAATTTCCAGATAAAATGCAAAAAATCTTCTCTCATAACAACAGATTTTGAACAAAGCTAATAGTTTTAATGAAATTAACTTCCAGGATTAACATTTGGCGGTTTTAACCGTTATTAATAGAGAAATTTGAAATTGGATTTTTGTTTTAAGTAAGTTGCATGAGTTTAAGTAGTTACAAAACAACAAAAACGATAACTGAATTTCACAATTTAATTTTTTAAATATTTTTTGGACAATTTGTTATTTAGCTATAAAATTTTATTAGCTTTGTCAGGTTTAAGAAAACATCAAAGTGTGTTTGCCAAATGAATGACTTGGTTACGCTGGTAAGTGGGATAGAATTCAGAACAAGGGCACTGGCAGCCCGCTTTGAGGCGATCAAAAACGAAAACGAGGAGCTGAGGAATAAAAACCAACAGTTACTCACCGAACTCGAAGAGCTAAAATTTAATCATAAACAATTACAATATAAAAATCAGATAATTAAAATTGCAAAGGCAATTGAGAGGGATAAGGGATCAACAAATGCAAAATTTTTAATTAACGAACTTTTGCGGGAAGTTGACAGATGTATCGGTCTTTTGAATGATTGAAGTATTTTCAGATAATCCTCATGGATCAAATTTTAATAACAGTACAAGTAGCTGACAGAGAATATCGTTTGAACATTAAAAGAGAAAAAGAAGAGCTGGTGAGAGCATCAGCAAAAAGGATCAACGAAAATATCAGAAAGTATGCTGAGAATTATGACTTTAAAGATAAACAGGACTTGTTGGCCATGGTGGTTTTACAAAACACCATCAAAGCAATGGAGTTGGATGTCGAGGTTAGTTTTCAGCAGAATCAGCTGTCAGGTAAGTTAAATGAAATCGATGAGATTTTGACCGAAAGTTTGTCAACTAAATAAGTTCAACGCAACGTTCTTTGAAAAACACAGCATCAATTTGTATTGATACTGAAAAATACTCCCGCATTAATTCTCTTAATGTTTGTAAACTCAACATTATACACTTGAGGGCAATCTCAGCAGGTGTAGAACAGGCCTCAGTCCCGCTTTGCGGGAATCCGGAACTCCGGACAGTGGAAGTTTGAAGCTTGCGGTAACCCTTACCATAAAGATTGGGGTTTACTAAGCTCCGACTGTAATTAATGCGGGTTTTTTTTCCTCAACTATTGCCGCTAACCCTAAATTTAAATGTACAATGGAAATACTATTATGTGTTGTTAGCGGAGTTGTCGGGATTGTCCTCGGGGTGATCCTTTCGACAACCGTACTACGTAAGAAGCTGGAAGAAAAAGGCAGAAAAGTACTGGATGAAGCGCAGGAAAAAGCTGAAGTGCTAAAAAAAGAGAAAATGCTTCAAGCCAAGGAGCATTTCCTGAAACTAAAAACCGAGCACGAACAAGTATCCAACGAACGCAACGCCAACATTCTGAAAAATGAAACCCGGCTCAAACAAAAAGAAGTTACACTGAATCAGAAATTTGAGGAGTACAACAAGAAGGAAAGAGAGGTAGATATCATCCGGAAAAACCTCACAACACAACTTGAAATCCTTGAAAAGAAACAGGAAGAAGTTGACAAATCATTCCAGAAACACATCGAACAACTCGAAACAATTTCGGGACTAACTTCCGAAGAAGCAAAGAAGCAACTTATCGAAAACCTGAAAGATGAGGCGAAGTCTGAGGCAATGGCGCATATTCAGGATATTATTGACGAAGCAAAACTGACCGCCAATCAGAAAGCAAGGGAAATCGTGGTTGAGACCATTCAGCGTACAGCTGCAGAAAATACGATCGAGAATACCGTATCGGTTTTCAATATCGACAACGACGAGATCAAAGGCCGAATCATCGGGCGTGAAGGAAGGAACATCAGAGCACTGGAAGCCTTAACAGGAATCGAGATCATCATTGACGACTCTCCGGATGCGATCATCCTCTCGGGTTTTGACCCTGTAAGACGCGAAATCGCAAGGCTTTCCCTACATAAACTTGTTACCGATGGTCGCATTCACCCTGCACGTATCGA of the Bacteroidales bacterium genome contains:
- a CDS encoding DUF2851 family protein — encoded protein: MREDFLHFIWKFRLYSKDLETPGGESLVVVSPGRHNSDSGPDFSNAQVRIGTTLWAGNVEIHLRSSDWYLHHHHTDEAYSNVILHVVYENDKEIYDRNGNQLATLELKGKFNEKIFQKYYYYLNNKNWIPCEKDIHYLNIEKTRIWLDRLLVERMERKAGDLARMLEHNKNNFEETFYQVLAGNFGFKVNEQPFRILATMLPLQILGKHKDNLFQIEAMLFGTAGLLDRDFEDEYPSKLKKEYGFLQKKYALVPIQEHLWKFMRLRPSNFPTIRISQFAALIHKSTKLFSKIIETDNLKELVSFFDVSASAYWENHYVFDKSSSHSIKQLGKDAIHNILLNTVVQLLFLYSIVKDEEQFREKAMALLISIEPESNAITRGWESIGIKAANAFESQALIELKNNYCKLKKCLDCSIGLNLLKMNS
- a CDS encoding cell division protein ZapA: MDQILITVQVADREYRLNIKREKEELVRASAKRINENIRKYAENYDFKDKQDLLAMVVLQNTIKAMELDVEVSFQQNQLSGKLNEIDEILTESLSTK
- the rny gene encoding ribonuclease Y codes for the protein MEILLCVVSGVVGIVLGVILSTTVLRKKLEEKGRKVLDEAQEKAEVLKKEKMLQAKEHFLKLKTEHEQVSNERNANILKNETRLKQKEVTLNQKFEEYNKKEREVDIIRKNLTTQLEILEKKQEEVDKSFQKHIEQLETISGLTSEEAKKQLIENLKDEAKSEAMAHIQDIIDEAKLTANQKAREIVVETIQRTAAENTIENTVSVFNIDNDEIKGRIIGREGRNIRALEALTGIEIIIDDSPDAIILSGFDPVRREIARLSLHKLVTDGRIHPARIEEVVGKTKAQIEQEIIEIGKRTCVDLGIHGMHPELIRLVGKMKYRSSYGQNLLQHSREVANLCATMAAELGLNPKKAKRAGLLHDIGKVPDSESELPHAMLGMKLAEKYKEHPEVCNAIGSHHNETDMETLLAPIVQVCDAISGARPGARREVVEAYIQRLKDLENLAMSYPGVVKTYAIQAGRELRVIVAAENVSDEESNTLAYDLSKKIQEEMTYPGQIKITVIRETRAISYAK